Genomic segment of Posidoniimonas corsicana:
CGAGGACACCCGCATCCAGCTCGGCAAGCGGCTGTTCTTCGACCCCCAACTGTCGTCCAGCGGGCAGATCGCGTGCGCCTCGTGCCACGACCCGGACCTCTCGTGGGGCGACGGCCGCACCGTCTCGTTCGGCCACGGCCGCACGCCGCTCAAGCGTAATGCGCCGTCGCTGCTCAACGTGGGGCAGGCCGACAGGCTGTTCTGGGACGGCCGCGCCCGCTCGCTCGAGCAGCAGGTGGAGCTGGTGATGCTCAATCCCAACGAGATGCACGCCAGCGAGGAAGAAACCGTCCGGCGCCTGCGGTCGGTCCCCGGCTACGTGCAGGCGTTCGCCGCCGCGTACCCGGGCCGGCCGATCTCGCTGGCGACCCTGGCAACGGCGATCGCGGAATTCGAGCGGTCGCTGGTCGGCGGCCGCAGCCGGTTCGACATCTTCCTCAAGGGTCGGCCGGAGGTGCTCAGCGACGACGCGCTGGTCGGCCTGGACCTGTTCCGCACCGACGCCCGCTGCATGAACTGCCACCACGGCCCCACCCTCAGCGACAACCGCCTGCACGACGTCGGCCTGAGCTACTACGGGCGGAAGTTCCAGGACCTGGGCGCGTTCGAGCAGACCCGCCGCATCGAGGACGTGGGCCGCTTCAAGACGCCGTCGCTACGCAACGTCACGCGGTCGGGCCCGTGGATGCACAACGGGCTGTTCACTTCGTTGGACGGCGTGCTGAATATGTACAACGCGGGCATGCCGCACCTGTACCCCAAGAACGCCGAGCAGCTCGACGACCCGTTCTTCCCACACAAGTCGAAGCACCTCCGGCCGCTCGGCCTGAACAAGCAGGACAAGGCCGACCTGATCGCGTTCCTGGAGTCGCTCGCCGAACCACCCCGCCGCGTGCGGCCGCCGGAGCCGTTCCCGCAAGCGGCGAGCGTCGCCGACCAGCGATGAGCGCCACGTGCGGCATTTCTCCACGGCGCTCCGGCAAGGGAAGCGTGCAGGGCGTTCCTTCGGCTCCGACGATTTCTTTGTAGAAACCGGCCAGCCAGCGCGGTCAAATGAGGGGTGCGCCCGCCCTCTTCCAAGGGGACCGCTGCGCGCATTGCGAGCCAAGAGCTGAACGACGGTTTTGACCGATCGGCGCGCAAAATCGGACAGAACCCCCGCGGCCCCAACCGGAGTCAATTGACGTAACCGAATACTGCAAAAACACTTACAGAAAAACCCAGGGAGAAATAGGCCCCGGGTTTTGTCCGCTCCGCGCGTGTTTT
This window contains:
- a CDS encoding cytochrome-c peroxidase, whose product is MSCRGQRRSVAAPARSWSGRGRRAHTGRRRTPRPASLAIGRGGLMMIVACVALAAGAHAQEAPTPGPRRGLQKTVDEKTRIEVFRGRSGSFTRLPPRAERSPEERGQHLARLRAAYTRSPAEWPAPQVDPGVAWRELGLLPTPPQVERGSVEDTRIQLGKRLFFDPQLSSSGQIACASCHDPDLSWGDGRTVSFGHGRTPLKRNAPSLLNVGQADRLFWDGRARSLEQQVELVMLNPNEMHASEEETVRRLRSVPGYVQAFAAAYPGRPISLATLATAIAEFERSLVGGRSRFDIFLKGRPEVLSDDALVGLDLFRTDARCMNCHHGPTLSDNRLHDVGLSYYGRKFQDLGAFEQTRRIEDVGRFKTPSLRNVTRSGPWMHNGLFTSLDGVLNMYNAGMPHLYPKNAEQLDDPFFPHKSKHLRPLGLNKQDKADLIAFLESLAEPPRRVRPPEPFPQAASVADQR